Proteins co-encoded in one Amia ocellicauda isolate fAmiCal2 chromosome 11, fAmiCal2.hap1, whole genome shotgun sequence genomic window:
- the LOC136763378 gene encoding CD276 antigen produces the protein MKSDGLNLALLFVCCFLSESTAEFEVHTPLQSVVAVHGRPAELQCLYSLSPESPLDRLVLTWQRVDNAQVVHSFYYGKDQLDRQNEWYRGRTSLYISELLHGNASLRLDPVWQNDTAEYLCSVTNLKGTGKATVNLDFAAYYTEPHLSIKVRSKSTTFLYESQGFPQPKIQWLNLDGQNISHQTDICQHPTESQLLLLRSQIEVDLRQGVNYTFIMKNPVLNQLIMRTVKLRKDADEELTDCPRDKWTVTVPFVMLFIICGALWVIYRNCLKNRTEKKIATNQH, from the exons ATGAAGTCGGACGGGCTGAACTTGGCGCTGCTCTTTGTCTGCTGCTTTTTGTCTGAATCCACAG CTGAGTTCGAGGTCCATACTCCACTGCAGTCGGTTGTGGCAGTGCACGGACGACCAGCAGAGCTGCAGTGTTTGTACTCCCTGAGCCCTGAATCACCGCTGGATCGGCTGGTTCTGACATGGCAGCGGGTGGACAACGCACAGGTGGTGCACAGCTTTTACTATGGCAAGGACCAGCTGGACAGACAAAATGAGTGGTACCGAGGCCGGACCAGTCTGTACATCTCCGAACTGCTTCACGGAAATGCCTCACTGAGACTTGACCCTGTGTGGCAGAATGACACCGCAGAATACCTGTGTTCCGTCACCAATCTGAAGGGAACTGGCAAGGCTACAGTCAACCTGGACTTCGCAG cATACTACACAGAACCTCACCTAAGCATCAAGGTCCGGTCCAAGAGCACCACATTCCTGTATGAAAGTCAGGGTTTCCCACAGCCTAAGATACAGTGGTTGAACTTGGATGGCCAAAACATTTCTCACCAGACGGATATTTGTCAGCATCCCACAGAGAGCCAGCTGCTCTTGCTAAGGAGCCAGATTGAGGTTGACTTGAGGCAGGGTGTAAACTACACATTCATCATGAAGAACCCAGTTCTCAACCAGCTCATCATGAGGACGGTCAAATTAAGGAAAG ATGCAGATGAAGAGCTGACTGACTGCCCGAGAGACAAATGGACTGTCACTGTCccatttgtaatgttatttattatctGTGGAGCATTGTGGGTAATTTACAGAAATTGcttaaaaaacagaacagaaaaaaaaattgcaactAATCAACATTAG